The Triticum aestivum cultivar Chinese Spring chromosome 3A, IWGSC CS RefSeq v2.1, whole genome shotgun sequence genome includes a region encoding these proteins:
- the LOC123060152 gene encoding uncharacterized protein isoform X2 → MSWTHMYLSSHRTRLLSFPLVPFDPLPPSPRKAGGAMVETAWELAELFVLRPVLAISFALSFILLSWYVAWRTVLVHVPLVQEVAGLRPKKKPAKPKPPNRGRIGRFYQSQAEAQRDTKLEGTS, encoded by the exons atgtcatggactCATATGTACCTCTCCTCGCACCGAACGAGATTGCTTTCTTTTCCTCTTGTCCCTTTcgatcctctccctccctccccaaGGAAGGCCGGCGGCGCCATGGTCGAGACGGCGTGGGAGCTCGCCGAGCTATTCGTCCTCCGCCCCGTCCTCGCCATCTCCTTCGCCCTCTCATTCATCCTCCTGA GCTGGTACGTCGCGTGGAGGACGGTGCTGGTGCACGTCCCGCTCGTGCAGGAGGTCGCCGGCCTGCGCCCGAAGAAGAAGCCCGCCAAGCCCAAGCCCCCCAACCGCGGCCGCATCGGCAGGTTCTACCAGTCGCAGGCAGAAGCGCAGAG GGACACTAAATTGGAAGGGACCTCTTAA
- the LOC123060152 gene encoding uncharacterized protein isoform X1: protein MSWTHMYLSSHRTRLLSFPLVPFDPLPPSPRKAGGAMVETAWELAELFVLRPVLAISFALSFILLSWYVAWRTVLVHVPLVQEVAGLRPKKKPAKPKPPNRGRIGRFYQSQAEAQSSRVSDLLGFGCTWSIQQSGFG from the exons atgtcatggactCATATGTACCTCTCCTCGCACCGAACGAGATTGCTTTCTTTTCCTCTTGTCCCTTTcgatcctctccctccctccccaaGGAAGGCCGGCGGCGCCATGGTCGAGACGGCGTGGGAGCTCGCCGAGCTATTCGTCCTCCGCCCCGTCCTCGCCATCTCCTTCGCCCTCTCATTCATCCTCCTGA GCTGGTACGTCGCGTGGAGGACGGTGCTGGTGCACGTCCCGCTCGTGCAGGAGGTCGCCGGCCTGCGCCCGAAGAAGAAGCCCGCCAAGCCCAAGCCCCCCAACCGCGGCCGCATCGGCAGGTTCTACCAGTCGCAGGCAGAAGCGCAGAG TTCAAGAGTATCTGATCTGCTGGGATTTGGATGCACTTGGTCTATCCAACAAAGTGGCTTTGGTTAA
- the LOC123060153 gene encoding N-glycosylase/DNA lyase OGG1: MRPPLLPRVASAASATPPRRQRTVRPPMPPSPALLSSTPPPAAPTETPKPETTHQHPPPARRRLPLADEEWHPLPLSLAELSLPLTLPTGQTFLWRRTSLSPLRFTAAVGPHLVSLSHLPDDDRLAFLLHNGDPASPSVATARAALCDYLNAAVPLADLWVRFTAADARFAEVAARLGGGGARVLRQDPVECLFQFLCSSNNNIARIEKMVWTLAGYGERLGEVGGFVFHRFPTVERLAQVSEQELREAGFGYRAKYVVGTAKELMAKPGGGAKWLALLRDRELPEVIEGLCTLPGVGPKVAACIALFSLDKNQAIPVDTHVWKVATQYMLPELAGKSLTPKLSIVVADAFVAKFGEYAGWAQNVLFIGQLPAKKLVATEVTSDTAKPTKRKRATKMVEIQA; the protein is encoded by the exons ATGCGTCCCCCGCTCCTCCCCCgcgtcgcctccgccgcctccgccacgccTCCTCGCCGCCAGCGCACCGTCAGGCCGCCGATGCCGCCCTCCCCTGCCCTCCTCTCCTCCACCCCACCGCCGGCCGCACCCACAGAAACCCCCAAGCCCGAGACCACCCACCAGCACCCTccccccgcccgccgccgcctaccCCTCGCCGACGAGGAGTGGCACCCGCTCCCCCTCTCCCTCGCCGAGCTCTCCCTCCCGCTCACCCTCCCCACCGGCCAGACCTTCCTCTGGCGCCGCACCTCGCTCTCCCCGCTCCGATTCACCGCTGCCGTGGGCCCgcacctcgtctccctctcccacctCCCCGACGACgaccgcctcgccttcctcctccacAACGGCGACCCCGCCTCCCCCTCCGTAGCCACCGCCCGGGCCGCGCTGTGCGACTATCTGAACGCGGCCGTCCCCCTCGCCGACCTCTGGGTCCGGTTCACCGCCGCCGATGCGCGCTTCGCGGAGGTCGCGGCACGGCTCGGCGGCGGTGGCGCACGGGTGCTCAGGCAGGACCCGGTCGAGTGTCTGTTCCAGTTCCTCTGCTCCTCCAACAACAACATCGCGCGGATCGAGAAGATGGTCTGGACGCTGGCCGGATACGGAGAGCGGCTCGGAGAGGTCGGCGGCTTCGTCTTCCACCGGTTCCCCACTGTCGAGCGGCTCGCGCAGGTGTCAGAGCAGGAGCTTCGGGAGGCTGGGTTTGGGTACAG GGCAAAGTATGTTGTTGGCACTGCTAAAGAATTGATGGCCAAGCCTGGTGGAGGCGCAAAATGGCTTGCCTTGCTGCGTGACAGGGAACTTCCAGAGGTAATTGAGGGTCTTTGTACGCTGCCAGGTGTTGGTCCAAAAGTTGCAGCCTGCATTGCTCTGTTCTCTCTTGATAAGAATCAGGCTATTCCTGTCGACACACATGTCTGGAAG GTTGCTACACAATATATGTTGCCTGAGCTAGCTGGCAAGAGCCTGACTCCAAAACTGAGCATTGTTGTTGCCGATGCATTTGTAGCCAAATTTGGCGAGTATGCTGGTTGGGCGCAGAATGTTCTCTTTATTGGCCAGCTACCTGCTAAAAAACTTGTGGCCACCGAAGTTACCAGTGACACTGCGAAACCTACCAAGAGGAAACGTGCGACGAAGATGGTTGAAATACAGGCATGA